From the Roseateles sp. XES5 genome, one window contains:
- a CDS encoding DUF2730 family protein, which yields MDVSPLKDWLGLIALLISVGSSVVLFLKSDAKKAGETLISHGSRIQKLEDDMRHMPDKETVHKLQIDLTEMKGQMATMVKSSEATERATRRVEDFLLKKA from the coding sequence ATGGACGTCTCCCCGCTGAAGGATTGGCTCGGCCTGATCGCATTGTTGATCTCGGTCGGCTCGTCCGTTGTCCTCTTCCTCAAGTCCGACGCGAAGAAGGCGGGCGAGACGCTGATCTCGCACGGCAGCCGCATCCAGAAGCTTGAGGATGACATGAGGCACATGCCCGACAAGGAGACGGTTCACAAACTCCAGATCGATCTGACCGAAATGAAGGGCCAGATGGCGACCATGGTCAAATCCTCAGAAGCGACGGAACGCGCCACCCGTCGTGTCGAGGACTTCCTGCTCAAGAAGGCCTGA
- a CDS encoding phage protein Gp27 family protein — protein sequence MAPHTRPRPTAIDELPEECEAIVSWAAQALAKGGRAQTKLYKEFADKLTELKAELGIEFVIPHYSSFTRHNTRLKALMDRQRRAQMIADAVVTSTDGEDEDRLTRAAARMLRTLIVEMMEGASDGGFKPKEAASAAQALRHLAAAEGVSTARRQKLQAEIEAQTKQAVITVAKAEGLSEDTAQDILSKILGVDKA from the coding sequence ATGGCGCCGCACACCCGTCCACGACCGACCGCCATCGACGAACTGCCCGAGGAGTGCGAGGCAATTGTTTCCTGGGCCGCCCAGGCGCTGGCGAAGGGCGGGCGCGCGCAGACGAAACTCTACAAAGAGTTTGCTGACAAGCTGACGGAGCTGAAGGCTGAACTCGGCATCGAGTTTGTCATCCCGCACTATTCGTCCTTCACCAGGCACAACACCCGCCTGAAAGCGCTGATGGACCGCCAGCGCCGGGCGCAGATGATCGCCGACGCCGTCGTGACCAGCACGGACGGGGAGGACGAAGACCGCCTTACCCGGGCCGCGGCCCGCATGCTGCGCACCCTCATCGTGGAGATGATGGAAGGCGCCAGCGATGGCGGTTTCAAGCCGAAAGAGGCAGCATCCGCCGCCCAGGCACTGCGCCACCTTGCCGCCGCCGAGGGCGTCTCCACCGCTCGCCGGCAGAAACTGCAGGCGGAGATCGAGGCGCAGACGAAGCAGGCTGTAATCACCGTCGCGAAGGCCGAGGGCCTTTCGGAAGACACCGCGCAGGACATCCTTTCCAAGATCCTCGGGGTCGATAAGGCATGA
- a CDS encoding terminase large subunit domain-containing protein, with amino-acid sequence MTVAITPEQWAEARRHATQAIPEIIEKFGLPKALLGYQSRTIALLETAACRVLFIEKSRRIGETWALAAYAALRAARSKKAGGKDALYISYSQEMTREFIDACAMWAKAYSLAASEVDEYLFEDKSPEGDQSIQAFRIKFASGFEVVGLSSAPRSLRGKDGLLIIDEAAFVDNLKELLKAGLAFLTWGGQVVVCSTHNGADNEFNVKIQDILGGRLKYKHLRIDLDDALKDGLYQRICLVNGLEWSPEAEAKFRQELIDFYDEASDEELYCVPSQGSGAWLTTPLIEARMTSTAPVLTLDLPENFMLLPKLQQASLMAPFMGELRAALRGLDPTKLHAFGFDFARVSDLTVGTLLSIDTDLKRETALTIELRRVPGEEQKLIVKTILQAAPRLVGAAFDATGMGWTVAEDMGRIFGFRETEEDPGQIWSIKFSVDWFRINMPPLKVAFEEPSIAIHKNAEHLLDLRLVKVVAGVPRVPDVRTGEKGKKRHGDFAIALALAYFASRFLRKEYGYKAAPRAPTKYDTPDIDRDDGAPVRLASMRRSKGIF; translated from the coding sequence ATGACCGTCGCCATCACGCCCGAGCAGTGGGCGGAGGCTCGCCGCCACGCCACGCAAGCGATTCCCGAGATCATCGAGAAGTTCGGGCTTCCGAAGGCGTTGCTCGGCTATCAGAGCCGTACCATTGCGCTCCTAGAAACGGCCGCCTGCCGGGTGCTCTTCATCGAGAAATCCCGCCGCATCGGGGAGACCTGGGCGCTTGCCGCCTATGCCGCGCTGCGCGCTGCGCGCTCGAAGAAGGCCGGCGGCAAGGACGCGCTCTACATCTCCTATTCCCAGGAGATGACGCGCGAATTCATCGACGCCTGCGCAATGTGGGCGAAGGCCTATTCTCTCGCTGCTTCGGAAGTCGATGAGTATCTTTTCGAGGACAAGAGCCCGGAGGGCGACCAATCCATCCAGGCTTTCCGGATCAAGTTCGCATCGGGCTTCGAGGTCGTGGGCCTCTCGTCGGCGCCGCGCTCGCTACGCGGTAAGGACGGCTTGCTCATCATCGACGAAGCGGCCTTCGTCGATAACCTGAAGGAGCTGCTGAAGGCCGGCCTCGCTTTCCTCACCTGGGGCGGTCAGGTTGTCGTTTGCTCGACCCACAACGGCGCCGACAACGAATTCAACGTCAAGATACAGGACATCCTAGGCGGGCGCCTCAAGTACAAGCACCTGCGCATCGACCTGGACGATGCGCTGAAGGATGGCCTGTATCAGCGCATCTGCCTGGTCAACGGCCTTGAGTGGTCGCCAGAGGCCGAAGCTAAGTTCCGCCAGGAGCTGATCGACTTCTACGACGAGGCGTCGGACGAAGAACTCTATTGCGTGCCGAGCCAGGGCTCGGGCGCCTGGTTGACGACGCCTCTCATCGAAGCGCGCATGACGTCGACGGCGCCGGTGCTTACCCTCGACCTGCCTGAAAACTTCATGCTTCTACCGAAGCTGCAGCAGGCCTCGCTCATGGCGCCGTTCATGGGGGAGTTGCGCGCGGCGCTGCGCGGCCTCGATCCGACGAAGCTCCACGCCTTCGGTTTCGACTTCGCCCGCGTCAGCGATTTGACGGTCGGCACGCTGCTGTCGATCGACACCGACCTGAAACGGGAAACTGCCCTCACGATCGAACTGCGGCGCGTACCTGGCGAAGAGCAGAAGCTGATCGTCAAGACGATCCTGCAGGCCGCGCCCCGGTTGGTCGGCGCCGCATTTGACGCGACGGGTATGGGCTGGACCGTCGCCGAGGATATGGGCCGCATCTTCGGCTTCCGGGAGACGGAAGAAGATCCCGGCCAGATTTGGTCGATCAAGTTCAGCGTTGATTGGTTCCGCATCAACATGCCGCCGCTGAAGGTGGCGTTTGAGGAGCCGAGCATCGCGATCCACAAGAACGCGGAACACCTGCTTGACCTTCGCCTGGTCAAGGTGGTCGCCGGCGTTCCGCGCGTGCCCGACGTGCGCACCGGCGAGAAGGGCAAGAAGCGCCACGGCGACTTCGCCATTGCCTTGGCGCTTGCGTATTTCGCCAGCCGCTTCCTCCGCAAGGAGTACGGCTACAAGGCCGCCCCCCGCGCTCCCACAAAGTACGACACCCCAGACATCGACCGCGACGACGGCGCTCCGGTCCGACTCGCTTCCATGCGCCGATCGAAAGGTATTTTCTGA
- a CDS encoding DUF935 domain-containing protein: MVQLVDQYGRPISTATLKKEQAAPTLTGVRRPNTEHQASGLTPGKLGRLLKSSINGDPEAYLALAEDMEERDLHYAGVLGSRKLQVAGLDITVEAASDSAADVENAEMIRKFVKRDAIQTELVDILDAIGKGFSATEIIWDMSASQWEPVALKWRDPRWFRFLDDDGETPLLRDPQGDQPLAPYKWVFHQAKVKSGLPIRGGIARAVCWTFLFKSFTAKDWAIFCEAYGQPLRLGKWGEGASNEDKEILLRAVANIGVDYSAIVPASMSVEFIKADVSGSHELYEKRCDWLDRQVSKLVLGQTGTTDMTAGGYAQAKVHDGVKADIERSDARQLAATLNRDLVRPYIDLNKGPQKAYPTIEIGRPEQIDVEKWMKNVETFVALGGKIAMSTVRDKIGAPEPGKDEELLVPRSRPAAASEVPSPADNPAIVGKPSAQRAAPAAKPADAIDRAVAEILDDDGWSEMVEPVVAGLEDAIAGATTMEEVRSIIADRYRSMDVSAMTDMLARAAFSARLAGIGDDDLGGA; the protein is encoded by the coding sequence ATGGTCCAGCTCGTCGACCAATACGGCCGGCCGATCAGCACGGCCACCCTGAAGAAAGAACAAGCCGCCCCGACCCTGACGGGCGTGCGCCGGCCGAACACGGAGCATCAGGCATCGGGCCTGACACCCGGCAAGCTCGGCCGGCTGCTCAAGTCTAGTATCAACGGCGATCCCGAGGCCTATCTGGCGCTCGCCGAGGACATGGAGGAGCGAGATCTCCACTATGCCGGCGTCCTTGGGTCTCGCAAGCTGCAGGTCGCCGGCCTCGATATCACCGTTGAAGCGGCGAGCGACTCCGCCGCCGATGTCGAGAACGCGGAAATGATCCGTAAATTCGTCAAGCGCGACGCTATCCAGACCGAACTGGTCGACATCCTGGACGCCATTGGCAAAGGTTTCTCGGCCACGGAGATCATCTGGGACATGTCGGCGAGCCAATGGGAGCCGGTTGCCCTGAAATGGCGCGACCCGCGCTGGTTCCGCTTCCTTGATGACGATGGCGAAACGCCGCTGCTGCGCGATCCGCAGGGCGATCAGCCGCTCGCGCCGTACAAGTGGGTGTTCCACCAGGCGAAGGTGAAGTCCGGCCTGCCGATCCGCGGCGGCATTGCGCGCGCAGTCTGCTGGACCTTCCTGTTCAAGAGCTTCACGGCAAAGGATTGGGCGATCTTCTGCGAAGCGTACGGCCAGCCGCTGCGCCTCGGCAAATGGGGCGAAGGCGCATCGAACGAGGATAAGGAAATCCTCCTGCGGGCGGTCGCGAATATCGGCGTCGACTATTCCGCAATCGTCCCGGCATCGATGTCGGTCGAGTTCATCAAAGCCGACGTGTCGGGCTCGCACGAACTGTATGAAAAGCGCTGCGACTGGCTGGACCGGCAGGTGTCGAAACTCGTCCTCGGCCAGACCGGTACCACCGACATGACGGCGGGCGGCTATGCCCAGGCGAAGGTGCATGACGGCGTGAAGGCCGATATCGAGCGGTCCGACGCCCGTCAACTCGCCGCCACGCTGAACCGGGACCTGGTCCGCCCCTACATCGATCTCAACAAGGGTCCACAGAAGGCATATCCGACGATCGAGATCGGCAGGCCCGAACAGATCGACGTTGAAAAGTGGATGAAGAACGTGGAGACCTTCGTCGCGCTCGGCGGCAAGATCGCCATGTCCACTGTGCGCGACAAGATCGGTGCGCCCGAGCCCGGCAAGGACGAGGAGCTGCTGGTGCCCCGTAGCCGCCCCGCCGCGGCCTCCGAGGTCCCGTCGCCGGCCGACAACCCGGCCATCGTCGGCAAGCCCTCCGCCCAGCGCGCAGCGCCGGCGGCGAAACCCGCCGACGCCATCGACCGCGCAGTTGCCGAAATCCTCGACGATGACGGCTGGTCCGAAATGGTGGAGCCAGTCGTCGCCGGGCTTGAGGATGCCATTGCCGGCGCGACCACCATGGAAGAGGTCCGCTCCATCATCGCGGACCGGTACCGCAGCATGGATGTCAGCGCCATGACCGACATGCTCGCCAGGGCGGCGTTTTCGGCGCGTCTCGCCGGCATCGGCGACGACGATCTCGGCGGGGCCTGA
- a CDS encoding phage minor head protein: MAIALKPLAPVDAIAAFELRKGNLAETFSWQDFWQEEHATSFTVAKSAGFDILKDISDAFERALKEGRTPAEFARSLRPVLEAKGWWGKKLVEDSLTGEIRPAQLGSARRLQTIFDANMRTSYAAGHWAGFERNRKARPFLRYVCLLDDRTRPAHRARHNLVLPIDHPYWEMWAPPCGWNCRCTLQSLSQRDIDRLLAEGEKLQFEPPQDTYRNFVNSRTGEIVRVPDGIDPGWAYNPGRAGYEARVNQVVAEKISDASPELVTAAVEERVSSSAFERFVRRPQGAMPVMPISPELADALGVDARVALLSAETMVKQLARHPEMTIEDYRLLPAMPAKATLAVTDGPLSVVLIRLTGGRWLHAVVKSTKSRKAAFLTSYRFTSEDRVLKLLARDGVRIVLDRRED, translated from the coding sequence TTGGCGATCGCCCTCAAGCCCCTTGCCCCCGTCGATGCCATCGCCGCCTTCGAGCTGCGCAAGGGCAATCTCGCCGAAACCTTCTCCTGGCAGGACTTCTGGCAGGAGGAGCACGCAACGTCCTTCACGGTCGCGAAGTCGGCCGGCTTCGACATCCTGAAGGACATTTCGGACGCCTTTGAACGGGCTTTGAAGGAAGGCCGGACCCCGGCCGAGTTCGCCCGTTCGCTCCGGCCGGTCCTCGAAGCGAAAGGCTGGTGGGGGAAAAAGCTGGTCGAAGACTCACTCACCGGCGAGATCCGGCCGGCGCAGCTCGGCAGCGCGCGGCGGCTGCAGACGATCTTCGACGCCAACATGCGGACATCCTATGCGGCAGGCCATTGGGCGGGTTTCGAGCGAAACAGGAAAGCTCGGCCGTTCCTGCGGTATGTCTGCCTCCTGGACGATCGCACCCGGCCGGCGCATCGCGCCAGGCACAACCTCGTCCTGCCGATCGACCACCCCTATTGGGAGATGTGGGCGCCGCCTTGCGGCTGGAACTGCCGCTGCACCCTGCAGAGCCTATCGCAACGCGATATCGACCGCCTGCTGGCTGAGGGCGAGAAGCTGCAGTTCGAGCCGCCGCAGGACACCTATCGGAACTTCGTCAACAGCCGGACCGGCGAGATCGTCCGCGTCCCTGACGGCATCGATCCGGGCTGGGCGTACAATCCCGGCCGCGCCGGTTACGAGGCGCGCGTCAACCAGGTCGTGGCGGAGAAGATCTCCGACGCCTCGCCGGAACTGGTGACGGCCGCGGTCGAGGAGCGCGTATCCAGCAGCGCCTTCGAGCGCTTCGTTCGCCGGCCGCAGGGCGCCATGCCCGTCATGCCGATATCGCCCGAGCTTGCGGACGCACTCGGCGTTGACGCCCGCGTGGCGCTCCTGTCGGCCGAGACGATGGTCAAGCAGTTGGCCCGACACCCGGAAATGACGATCGAGGATTACCGGCTCCTGCCGGCGATGCCCGCAAAGGCGACACTCGCCGTCACGGATGGCCCGCTCTCCGTGGTCCTGATCCGTCTCACCGGCGGGCGATGGCTGCACGCCGTCGTCAAATCGACGAAGAGCCGGAAGGCGGCGTTCCTGACCAGCTACCGTTTCACGAGCGAGGACCGCGTGCTGAAGCTGCTCGCTCGGGACGGCGTGCGGATCGTGCTTGATCGAAGGGAGGATTGA
- a CDS encoding phage protease, protein MKNALAHLSNAYLSAHVTELSADAADGVWIQLIPAGTFSGRDGRGPYHAGDEQSLKRIAELTRSYHGATEIVVDYEHQTKNALQNGKPAPAAGWIKEVSARADGLYGRVEWTTAAAQAIRAKEYRYLSPVYFHGKDGRIFALQNAALTNAPNLVMSEVSAHSIFQQAQEEPMKRVLAALGLAEGASEDDALIAINSYLTSSTALAVAAGLTADAKSEAILTAVQSAFADRKKIAIAVGKPETASADDIASAISSAQTAGAVDPTKWVPVAQVAAMQAQLNALTDQIGSDKATEAVEKAIKEGKLVPALKEWGVSMHRADPAKFDEFIGKAPVLTAAQRSASAKDPGKGDEQLDDTDIAVMRQMGLSQEQMLKAKKGGDV, encoded by the coding sequence ATGAAAAACGCTCTCGCTCACCTCTCCAACGCATACCTTTCCGCGCACGTCACCGAGCTTTCGGCCGACGCCGCCGATGGCGTCTGGATCCAGTTGATCCCGGCCGGCACGTTCAGCGGCCGCGATGGCCGTGGCCCGTATCATGCCGGCGACGAGCAGAGCTTGAAGCGTATTGCCGAGCTGACCCGCAGCTACCACGGCGCCACCGAGATCGTCGTCGACTACGAACACCAGACGAAGAACGCCCTTCAGAACGGCAAGCCCGCGCCCGCCGCGGGATGGATCAAGGAAGTCTCCGCGCGCGCCGATGGCCTCTACGGCCGTGTTGAATGGACCACCGCGGCCGCCCAGGCAATTCGGGCGAAGGAATATCGCTACCTCTCGCCGGTCTACTTCCACGGCAAGGACGGCAGGATCTTCGCCCTTCAGAACGCGGCGCTCACCAACGCGCCCAATCTCGTGATGTCGGAAGTCTCCGCTCACTCGATCTTCCAGCAAGCCCAAGAGGAACCCATGAAAAGAGTGCTCGCCGCCCTCGGCCTGGCCGAAGGCGCAAGCGAGGATGATGCGCTGATCGCCATCAACTCGTACCTCACCAGCTCGACGGCGCTTGCCGTCGCGGCTGGTCTCACCGCGGACGCAAAGTCGGAAGCCATCCTGACCGCCGTCCAGTCCGCGTTTGCCGATCGCAAGAAGATTGCGATCGCTGTCGGCAAGCCGGAAACGGCCAGCGCCGACGACATCGCTTCGGCGATCAGCTCCGCGCAGACGGCCGGGGCCGTCGATCCGACGAAGTGGGTGCCGGTCGCGCAGGTTGCCGCCATGCAGGCTCAGCTGAACGCGCTCACCGATCAGATCGGGTCCGACAAGGCCACCGAGGCCGTCGAAAAGGCCATTAAGGAAGGCAAGCTCGTTCCCGCCCTGAAGGAATGGGGCGTCTCCATGCACCGGGCGGACCCCGCCAAGTTCGATGAATTCATCGGCAAGGCGCCCGTCCTCACCGCTGCCCAGCGCTCGGCCTCGGCGAAGGATCCCGGCAAGGGCGACGAGCAGCTCGACGATACCGACATCGCCGTCATGCGGCAAATGGGGCTGTCCCAGGAGCAGATGCTCAAGGCCAAGAAAGGTGGTGACGTATGA
- a CDS encoding Mu-like prophage major head subunit gpT family protein, translating to MDINTTTLRSAFVGFNAAFQAGIAEATSMYPRIATTVPSSTRSQEYGWLGKFPGFREWVGDRVVNGLAKHGYTLTNKSYENTIGVDRDDFEDDNLGIYAPMFQDFGQTAVTFPDTLIWALLKNGFTEKCYDGQYFFDTDHPVLNEKGDTVSVANTDGGAGTPWFLIDDSRSLKPLIFQERKKFTNLVRMDKEDDEGVFTKKEFRYGLDGRCAVGFGFWQTSWGSKQTLNAANYEIARVALSSMKGDYGRPLAVKPKLLIVPPTLEGAALEIVGNPLTSNGGTNKWFKTAEVLVVPWLA from the coding sequence ATGGACATTAATACGACAACCCTCCGCTCCGCCTTCGTCGGCTTCAATGCCGCTTTCCAGGCGGGGATCGCGGAAGCTACCTCGATGTATCCGCGCATCGCCACCACCGTGCCCTCGTCGACGCGTTCGCAGGAATATGGCTGGCTCGGCAAGTTCCCCGGCTTCCGCGAATGGGTCGGTGACCGCGTCGTCAACGGTCTCGCCAAGCATGGCTACACCCTGACCAACAAGTCCTACGAAAACACGATCGGCGTCGACCGTGACGACTTTGAAGACGACAACCTCGGCATCTATGCGCCCATGTTCCAGGACTTCGGCCAGACGGCCGTAACGTTCCCCGACACGCTGATCTGGGCGCTGCTGAAGAACGGCTTCACTGAGAAGTGCTATGACGGCCAGTACTTCTTCGACACCGATCATCCGGTGCTCAATGAGAAGGGCGACACCGTATCCGTCGCAAATACGGATGGCGGCGCCGGCACGCCCTGGTTCCTCATCGATGACAGTCGGTCCCTGAAGCCGCTGATCTTCCAGGAGCGCAAGAAGTTCACGAACCTCGTCCGCATGGACAAGGAAGATGACGAAGGCGTCTTCACGAAGAAGGAATTCCGCTACGGCCTCGATGGCCGCTGCGCGGTTGGCTTCGGCTTCTGGCAGACCTCCTGGGGCTCGAAACAGACCCTGAACGCCGCCAACTACGAGATCGCCCGCGTGGCCCTGTCGAGCATGAAGGGCGATTACGGCCGTCCGCTCGCCGTTAAGCCCAAGCTCCTCATCGTGCCGCCGACGCTGGAAGGCGCCGCTCTGGAGATCGTCGGCAACCCGCTGACGTCCAACGGCGGCACCAACAAGTGGTTCAAGACGGCCGAAGTCCTGGTCGTTCCCTGGCTGGCCTGA
- a CDS encoding HI1506-related protein, whose amino-acid sequence MSRNSKKPFKAPTSTAATIAPNASETNAAGVSTDAAATPPGLSDPGGTNSPASSGVAAGEASANPVKPHDQDGTSTPGMVPDATNSQSAPAAEAMASGDPVKQPEPSQGDAASGAGNPAGPAGAASDFTGALTPFEPGGLIGHETAWHDFGIGIDLARGPDVGAISWREGFTAMSDTHPHTYRFFARLLEEEPEIVPTALIVTSKTNGFRRGGVVHSPSGTTFAPGDYTPEQLEAWLGEPELTVEIV is encoded by the coding sequence ATGAGCAGGAACTCGAAGAAACCTTTCAAAGCTCCGACCAGCACCGCGGCGACCATCGCCCCGAATGCATCGGAGACCAACGCTGCCGGCGTCTCCACGGACGCCGCAGCGACCCCGCCGGGTTTGAGCGATCCCGGCGGGACCAATTCCCCAGCGAGCAGCGGCGTTGCTGCCGGTGAGGCTTCGGCCAATCCGGTGAAACCGCATGACCAAGATGGGACGTCGACACCTGGCATGGTGCCGGACGCGACGAACAGCCAGTCAGCCCCGGCGGCGGAAGCAATGGCCTCCGGGGACCCCGTGAAACAACCCGAACCCTCCCAGGGCGATGCGGCGAGCGGGGCCGGCAATCCGGCCGGTCCCGCTGGCGCCGCCAGCGATTTCACAGGCGCTCTCACGCCCTTTGAGCCGGGCGGTCTTATCGGGCACGAGACGGCATGGCACGACTTCGGCATCGGCATTGATCTTGCGCGCGGCCCGGACGTCGGCGCGATCTCGTGGCGCGAAGGCTTTACTGCCATGTCGGATACGCACCCGCATACCTACCGCTTCTTCGCTCGTCTCCTCGAGGAGGAGCCGGAGATCGTGCCGACCGCGCTCATCGTGACATCGAAGACCAACGGCTTCCGCCGCGGCGGCGTCGTGCATTCGCCGTCCGGCACCACCTTCGCGCCGGGCGACTATACGCCCGAGCAGCTGGAGGCATGGCTCGGCGAACCGGAACTCACCGTCGAGATCGTCTGA
- a CDS encoding gp436 family protein: MTYATQQDMVDRFGELELVQLTDRVNVPVSTIDAVVVARALGDASAKIDTYLTKAVKLPLPTVPDVLVKTAADIARYYLHGKAADKDSPVTAAYNDALAWLRDVSRGLVELSVGGETPAPAGGGSVKAVAPNRVFTRDTLRHL, translated from the coding sequence ATGACCTATGCCACCCAGCAGGACATGGTCGACCGCTTTGGTGAGTTGGAACTCGTCCAGCTCACCGACCGCGTCAATGTCCCGGTCTCCACGATCGACGCCGTCGTTGTGGCGCGCGCCCTGGGCGACGCCTCGGCGAAGATCGACACGTACCTGACGAAGGCGGTCAAGCTGCCGCTGCCGACCGTGCCGGACGTCCTGGTGAAGACCGCGGCCGATATCGCCCGGTACTATCTGCACGGCAAAGCGGCCGACAAGGACAGCCCGGTCACGGCCGCGTACAACGACGCCCTGGCCTGGCTGCGCGACGTCTCGCGCGGGCTCGTGGAACTGTCCGTAGGTGGCGAGACGCCGGCGCCGGCCGGTGGCGGTTCCGTCAAGGCCGTCGCGCCGAACCGCGTCTTCACGCGCGATACGCTGAGGCACCTCTGA
- a CDS encoding phage virion morphogenesis protein has translation MPGVAILLDDELSPVLSAIGVTVTHPGALMAEFAAAMLTSTQQRFHRETGPDGVKWKPLARRTSMKRVRGRRRGTANILRVTTQLYSSLVAASDDHSAEVGSNLVHARPHQLGSEITQFARSQRASFKRIRGQHRFVRPGTKGAAERNITIGQHTITVPARAYLGFSERDQANLMEIGQDWLAREAKP, from the coding sequence ATGCCCGGCGTCGCGATCCTCCTCGATGACGAATTGTCGCCGGTCCTCAGCGCGATCGGCGTGACCGTCACGCATCCCGGCGCCCTGATGGCCGAGTTCGCCGCGGCCATGCTCACATCGACGCAGCAACGTTTCCACCGCGAGACCGGACCGGACGGCGTGAAGTGGAAGCCCCTTGCTCGCCGCACCTCCATGAAGCGTGTGCGCGGCCGACGTCGGGGCACCGCGAACATCCTGCGCGTCACGACCCAGCTTTATTCCAGCCTGGTCGCCGCATCCGACGATCATTCGGCCGAGGTCGGCAGCAATCTGGTTCACGCCCGGCCGCATCAGCTCGGTAGCGAGATCACACAGTTCGCGCGCAGCCAGCGGGCGTCCTTCAAGCGAATCCGCGGCCAGCACCGTTTCGTCCGCCCTGGCACCAAGGGCGCAGCGGAGCGCAACATCACCATCGGTCAGCACACCATCACCGTGCCGGCGCGGGCGTATCTCGGCTTCAGTGAGCGCGACCAGGCGAACCTCATGGAGATCGGCCAGGACTGGCTGGCACGGGAGGCCAAGCCGTGA
- a CDS encoding phage tail tube protein encodes MPRFFRNRAILAKIETVYGTDAAPTGAANAMQMTNVVFDPSVGQEESRDLVLPYMGHQGVMLTGTHATLAGEVEIAGSGTAGTAPAYGPLLRACGMAEVVDAGIDVQYSPVSALHEAVSIYFNADGVRHVLLGARGTFTLQLTPLRIPRFAFTFTGLLGTISDAALPTVDVSDFIKPVTVNKANTTFALHGLAGACEGVTIDLANQIEPRFLIGQESIQQVDRQMTGSAVMEAVLLATKNWFAISEAGTLGTLVAQHGITAGNIIGLDAGAVQVGRTKYGETQKIINNTLPLMLTNPGTGEFKITVK; translated from the coding sequence ATGCCGCGTTTCTTCCGCAATCGCGCGATCCTCGCAAAAATCGAAACCGTCTACGGGACGGACGCCGCCCCCACGGGCGCGGCGAATGCCATGCAGATGACCAACGTCGTCTTCGACCCTTCGGTTGGCCAGGAAGAGAGCCGGGATCTCGTGCTCCCGTATATGGGCCACCAGGGCGTCATGCTGACGGGCACCCACGCAACCCTCGCCGGTGAAGTGGAGATCGCGGGGTCCGGTACCGCGGGAACCGCGCCTGCCTATGGCCCGCTCCTGCGCGCTTGCGGCATGGCCGAGGTGGTCGATGCTGGCATCGACGTGCAGTACAGCCCGGTCTCGGCCCTGCATGAGGCCGTCTCCATCTACTTCAATGCGGATGGCGTCCGGCACGTCCTGCTGGGCGCCCGCGGGACGTTCACGCTTCAGCTGACGCCCCTCCGCATTCCCCGCTTTGCCTTCACGTTCACCGGTCTGCTCGGCACGATCAGCGACGCAGCTCTGCCCACGGTCGATGTCAGCGATTTCATCAAGCCGGTGACGGTCAACAAGGCAAATACGACCTTCGCTCTGCACGGTCTTGCCGGCGCGTGCGAGGGCGTGACAATCGACCTCGCCAACCAGATCGAACCGCGCTTCCTGATCGGCCAGGAGAGCATCCAGCAGGTCGACCGGCAGATGACCGGCTCCGCCGTCATGGAAGCCGTCCTGCTGGCGACCAAGAACTGGTTCGCGATCTCCGAAGCTGGGACGCTGGGCACGCTCGTCGCCCAGCACGGCATCACCGCCGGCAACATCATCGGCCTCGACGCGGGCGCGGTGCAGGTCGGACGGACGAAGTACGGCGAGACCCAGAAGATCATCAACAACACCCTGCCGCTGATGCTGACGAACCCCGGCACGGGCGAGTTCAAGATCACGGTCAAGTAA
- a CDS encoding DUF1799 domain-containing protein, with amino-acid sequence MQEQFQELGVSLAVSPDDEGTIAVMACNWPSLEAFLACATQWRTETVVMGGAGAISSQIVFVGLDYKSCLDLLKFRAAPPHVFDDMQVMEEAALPILNEVA; translated from the coding sequence ATGCAGGAACAGTTCCAGGAGCTCGGCGTCAGTCTCGCCGTCTCTCCGGACGATGAGGGGACGATTGCCGTCATGGCATGCAACTGGCCGTCGCTCGAAGCCTTTTTGGCCTGCGCCACGCAATGGCGGACGGAGACTGTCGTCATGGGCGGCGCAGGTGCCATCTCATCGCAGATCGTCTTCGTCGGGCTCGACTATAAATCGTGCCTCGATCTTCTGAAGTTCCGAGCTGCCCCGCCACATGTCTTTGACGACATGCAGGTCATGGAAGAAGCGGCACTGCCCATCTTGAACGAGGTGGCATAA